From a single Bacteroidales bacterium genomic region:
- a CDS encoding xanthine dehydrogenase family protein subunit M: MYLPDFSFHQPVSVKDAIGLLGQKSNAVAMAGGTDLLVEMKKGLRSHENIVSLAKITEMKLITEDESNLFIGACSTHSEVIASRLVGKIAPALVEATSKIGTDQVRNTGTIGGNICTAASCCDTAPVLLSMNSAVEIAGSESVRIVPLKDFFTFNKKTILKKDELVTRIIVPKPGPGTGACYEKFGLREAGSISVVSVAVKVRIMDDIIVDACIVIGAVAPTPKITDQATEILIGKKVPDFAENSPILEEAGVAAVRDSIPIDDIRGGAQFRRDVLKVLVKRAIRRAIEKVKSPTPSPSPIGEGRIFLPPGGGRGRDGGINSEERV, from the coding sequence CACCAGCCGGTATCCGTTAAGGATGCAATCGGCCTGCTCGGGCAGAAATCCAATGCCGTTGCAATGGCAGGCGGAACCGACCTGCTGGTTGAAATGAAAAAAGGTCTCCGCAGTCACGAGAATATCGTCTCGCTGGCTAAGATCACAGAGATGAAGCTAATTACCGAAGATGAGAGTAACCTCTTCATAGGGGCTTGCTCGACACACAGTGAAGTCATTGCTTCCCGGTTGGTTGGTAAAATTGCCCCGGCACTGGTTGAAGCGACTTCCAAAATCGGGACCGACCAGGTCAGAAATACAGGTACGATCGGGGGCAATATCTGTACTGCTGCCTCCTGCTGCGACACCGCCCCGGTCCTGCTGTCAATGAATTCGGCGGTGGAGATTGCCGGTTCAGAAAGCGTAAGGATAGTGCCCCTCAAGGACTTTTTCACTTTCAACAAAAAAACAATACTTAAAAAGGACGAACTTGTGACCAGGATCATTGTTCCGAAACCCGGACCCGGAACAGGCGCCTGTTACGAGAAGTTCGGCCTGCGCGAAGCAGGCTCCATCTCCGTGGTTTCAGTGGCTGTAAAGGTGAGAATAATGGATGATATCATAGTTGATGCCTGTATCGTCATTGGCGCCGTGGCCCCGACACCTAAAATCACCGATCAGGCAACAGAAATTCTAATTGGAAAAAAGGTCCCGGATTTCGCTGAAAATTCACCCATACTGGAAGAGGCAGGTGTTGCAGCGGTCAGGGACTCCATCCCGATCGACGACATCCGGGGCGGAGCGCAGTTCCGGAGGGACGTGCTGAAAGTACTGGTGAAGAGGGCGATACGGAGAGCAATTGAAAAAGTGAAAAGCCCCACCCCCAGCCCCTCCCCAATTGGGGAGGGGAGAATATTCCTTCCCCCGGGTGGGGGAAGGGGTAGGGATGGGGGCATAAATAGTGAAGAACGGGTATGA
- a CDS encoding molybdopterin-dependent oxidoreductase, with protein sequence MKKLININVNGDEYEVAVRATATLLDLLRDELKLTGTKKGCELGDCGACTVILDGKAVNACLVLAVDSAGKKVETIEGLATDGELHPIQRAFIEKGAIQCGYCTPGMIMRTKSILDKNPNPTKKEIQEELCGNLCRCTGYTKIIEAVETARDYLNGKQPPELVFMPQKSAIDLSVVGKRLPKIDAPDKATGRAIYTDDISLPNMIYGKLLLSTVPHAKILSIDTSKAKELPGVKVVLTGADVPDVRWGTSPPRYDETILAKDKVRFVGDVVAAVAAIDEETCYRALDLIKVEYEELPAVFDPMEAMKEGAPRLFDDKYENNINTHVDHHFGDIEKGFAEADYIREERFIGNRTYQNPMEPHCSIAEWDRHGRVTLHTSTQVVHYVHHQLSHILGIPLGDIRVIMTNCGGGFGAKAATTTIEVASIFLSRHAGCPVKMRFNREEMYLFGRGRHKQYIDLKIGVKKDGTITAVKQKAVLEGGAYSSFGIVSTYYAGSMLTTLYKFPNYKYDGFRVNTNLPPCGAFRGHGCPHPRFAFESLLTMIADDIGMDSVDIRLKNAMTPEYHTCNDLDIHSCEFTACINEVRKKSGWDQKKGKLPPGRGIGIGCGGFVSGAGYPIYRSKFPHSSAIIKVMEDGSRAVLFIGDADIGQGSDTVLAMAACEAMGISYDRISVVSADSDLTPIGFGAYSSRVTLMGGNASKMAGEEVKKQVIAQAAEIMNVEADKLEARDNRIYLKEDPSTFIPWEQAGFAHFSKKGPLLGKGHYSPPEGLGGKYKGAAVGTSPAYSFSATVCEVDVDMETGKVKVLNFWDAHDCGTAVNPMLVEGQAEGAVLMGMSEVLFENEVFDKRGKMINPDLHNYIIATSADMPEIHSTIVDSYEPEGPYGAKEVGEGATLPILGAIANAVADAIGARVFELPITPQRVLEVIQAKKRDPEKT encoded by the coding sequence ATGAAAAAACTTATTAATATTAATGTCAATGGTGACGAATACGAGGTGGCGGTGAGAGCAACTGCAACGCTGCTGGATTTGCTGCGGGATGAGCTGAAGCTCACAGGGACAAAGAAAGGATGTGAACTTGGTGATTGCGGTGCATGTACTGTCATTTTAGACGGGAAAGCAGTGAATGCCTGCCTTGTGCTGGCTGTGGATTCGGCCGGGAAAAAAGTGGAGACGATCGAGGGTTTGGCGACTGACGGGGAACTGCACCCGATACAGCGCGCATTTATTGAAAAAGGTGCCATACAATGCGGTTATTGCACCCCGGGAATGATCATGCGGACGAAAAGCATCCTGGATAAAAATCCAAATCCAACCAAAAAGGAGATCCAGGAAGAATTATGCGGCAATTTATGCCGTTGCACCGGATATACGAAAATTATCGAGGCTGTTGAAACAGCCAGGGATTACCTCAATGGGAAACAACCCCCGGAACTGGTGTTTATGCCGCAGAAATCTGCCATCGACCTTTCGGTGGTAGGGAAACGCCTTCCCAAGATCGATGCACCAGACAAAGCCACGGGCAGGGCAATTTATACCGACGATATCTCCCTTCCGAACATGATCTACGGGAAGCTGCTGCTCAGCACCGTACCTCATGCAAAGATCCTTTCGATCGATACCAGCAAGGCAAAAGAACTCCCCGGGGTTAAGGTCGTGCTTACCGGCGCCGATGTGCCCGATGTAAGATGGGGCACCTCTCCCCCGCGCTATGATGAAACGATCCTGGCTAAGGATAAAGTGCGGTTCGTGGGCGATGTGGTGGCAGCCGTTGCAGCCATTGACGAAGAGACCTGTTACCGGGCCCTCGACCTTATAAAAGTGGAGTACGAAGAACTCCCGGCTGTATTTGATCCTATGGAGGCCATGAAAGAAGGCGCTCCGCGTCTTTTCGACGATAAATATGAGAACAACATCAATACCCATGTCGATCACCATTTCGGGGATATTGAAAAAGGGTTTGCAGAGGCAGACTACATCCGCGAGGAGCGATTCATTGGCAACCGGACCTACCAGAACCCGATGGAACCCCACTGTTCCATAGCCGAATGGGACCGTCATGGCAGGGTGACGCTCCATACCTCCACGCAGGTGGTCCATTATGTGCACCACCAGTTGTCGCATATCCTGGGTATTCCGCTGGGTGATATCAGGGTGATCATGACAAATTGCGGCGGGGGGTTTGGCGCCAAAGCGGCAACAACCACCATCGAGGTAGCGTCGATCTTCCTCTCCCGGCACGCCGGGTGTCCTGTTAAAATGCGCTTCAACCGCGAAGAGATGTACCTGTTCGGCCGGGGCCGCCACAAACAATATATCGACCTGAAGATCGGGGTGAAGAAAGACGGTACCATCACCGCCGTAAAACAGAAAGCCGTGCTCGAAGGGGGCGCCTATTCCAGTTTCGGCATCGTATCAACCTATTATGCCGGTTCGATGCTGACCACGTTGTACAAATTCCCGAATTACAAGTACGATGGTTTCCGGGTCAACACCAACCTGCCGCCATGCGGCGCTTTCCGTGGGCATGGATGCCCGCATCCGCGATTTGCCTTCGAATCGCTGCTGACCATGATCGCCGATGATATCGGGATGGATTCTGTGGATATCAGGCTGAAGAATGCGATGACGCCCGAATACCATACCTGCAACGACCTTGATATTCACTCCTGCGAATTTACAGCCTGTATTAATGAGGTGAGGAAAAAGTCAGGCTGGGACCAGAAAAAAGGGAAACTTCCCCCGGGCCGTGGTATCGGGATCGGCTGCGGCGGGTTTGTTTCCGGCGCCGGTTATCCCATTTACCGCTCCAAATTCCCTCATTCCAGTGCTATCATTAAGGTTATGGAAGATGGTTCAAGGGCAGTACTCTTCATCGGGGATGCCGACATCGGCCAGGGATCGGATACCGTGCTGGCCATGGCCGCCTGCGAAGCTATGGGGATCTCGTACGACCGGATCAGCGTGGTTTCGGCCGACAGCGATCTCACACCCATAGGTTTCGGCGCCTATTCAAGCCGGGTTACGCTTATGGGGGGCAATGCATCTAAAATGGCAGGAGAAGAGGTTAAGAAACAGGTCATTGCGCAGGCAGCAGAGATCATGAATGTGGAGGCAGACAAGCTGGAGGCCAGGGATAACAGGATCTATCTCAAAGAGGACCCATCTACCTTCATTCCCTGGGAACAGGCCGGATTTGCACATTTTTCTAAAAAAGGGCCGCTGCTCGGTAAAGGGCATTACTCACCGCCGGAAGGCCTGGGCGGTAAATACAAGGGCGCCGCGGTCGGAACATCACCGGCTTATTCTTTTTCAGCGACAGTGTGCGAGGTGGATGTGGATATGGAAACAGGAAAGGTCAAGGTGCTCAATTTCTGGGATGCCCATGATTGCGGTACTGCAGTGAATCCGATGCTCGTGGAAGGCCAGGCAGAAGGTGCTGTGCTGATGGGTATGAGCGAGGTGCTCTTCGAGAATGAGGTATTTGATAAACGGGGAAAGATGATCAATCCCGATCTTCACAATTACATTATTGCCACTTCGGCTGATATGCCAGAGATTCACTCCACCATCGTCGACAGTTATGAACCCGAAGGCCCTTATGGCGCAAAGGAAGTAGGCGAAGGTGCCACCCTTCCCATACTCGGTGCCATCGCCAACGCTGTGGCAGATGCCATCGGGGCACGCGTATTTGAACTTCCCATCACTCCCCAGCGGGTCCTGGAGGTCATCCAGGCAAAAAAAAGAGATCCTGAAAAAACGTAA